From one Montipora capricornis isolate CH-2021 chromosome 10, ASM3666992v2, whole genome shotgun sequence genomic stretch:
- the LOC138020095 gene encoding uncharacterized protein, with amino-acid sequence MADMFRAVLYLSLLFTVTVGEILPSILWNPSNPLFDLLGNSTRNVMPSDQLPILCPTPYQYPVKMNNFYSRDRLFENLFLVDKAGFDGCNATMGQKILDCNNPVNIVQTTLVFQPASASGPSFKQGKEYYFINTASGLEDSLHNFVGGRCGAGKMKLKIYVCKGASDSKCKDGNNVVHGGWSDWSQCKDGLQTRSCDSPCQANGGIPCIGHSLRQCATKASQTKEANSISESTTAQSGPPSGDRRTGDNLLENEVHMSKVLFIGICLIVLVAGLAVGAVSMLLCQRHNQKHQNIHLSRLPSALARPDSTYSTKSEVTTVEA; translated from the exons atgGCGGACATGTTCAGAGCTGTGTTGTATCTGTCGCTCTTGTTTACGGTGACTGTTGGTGAAATATTACCTTCGATTTTGTGGAATCCAAGTAACCCACT CTTTGATCTCCTCGGCAATTCAACAAGAAATGTGATGCCATCGGACCAGTTGCCAATTCTGTGCCCCACACCTTATCAGTATCCCGTAAAGATGAACAACTTTTATTCAAGAGACCGCCTTTTTGAAAACCTGTTTCTTGTGGATAAGGCAGGCTTTGACGGCTGCAATGCTACCATGGGTCAAAAAATATTAGATTGCAATAATCCAGTCAATATTGTTCAGACAACTCTTGTCTTTCAACCTGCTAGTGCTTCAGGTCCCTCATTTAAACAAGGAAAAGAATATTACTTTATAA ATACTGCATCAGGATTAGAGGACTCATTACATAACTTTGTAGGAGGGCGATGTGGGGCTGGGAAGATGAAGCTGAAAATATATGTTTGCAAGGGAGCAAGTGACTCAAAGTGCAAGGATGGAAACAATG TGGTTCATGGCGGTTGGTCGGACTGGAGTCAATGCAAAGATGGCCTTCAGACTCGTTCCTGTGACAGCCCATGTCAAGCCAATGGTGGCATACCTTGTATTGGTCATTCATTAAGACAGTGTGCAACAAAAGCATCTCAAACAAAGGAAG CTAACTCCATCTCAGAATCTACTACTGCTCAGTCAG GGCCTCCATCAGGAGACAGAAGAACTGGAG ATAACTTGTTGGAAAATGAAGTGCACATGAGCAAAGTACTTTTTATTGGAATCTGTCTCATTGTTTTGGTTGCTGGTTTGGCTGTTGGTGCTGTGTCGATGCTTCTTTGCCAGCGGCATAATCAGAAACATCAAA ATATCCACCTGTCAAGATTACCAAGTGCATTAGCTCGTCCAGACTCGACATATTCTACAAAGAGTGAAGTGACAACTGTAGAGGCATAG